A single region of the Pseudomonas mandelii genome encodes:
- a CDS encoding flagella synthesis protein FlgN, translating into MHDTNLLQLITDDFAPAQRLLELLQTESLALHGRDMPLLEDILAQKQAMIILLEQHGRKRSEILVSLNLPADRSGLEQLASQSSIGDQLLEQSEKLTDLLAQCQAANVNNGQSILVQQAATANQLKILTGGEPPALYDARGSTSKLAKPRPLSQA; encoded by the coding sequence ATGCACGACACTAATTTACTGCAACTGATCACCGACGACTTTGCTCCAGCGCAACGCTTGCTGGAGTTACTGCAAACCGAGTCCCTCGCCTTGCACGGTCGCGACATGCCGCTGCTCGAAGATATTCTGGCGCAGAAGCAGGCAATGATCATTCTGCTTGAACAGCATGGCCGCAAGCGCAGTGAAATCCTCGTCAGCCTCAATCTGCCGGCCGATCGCAGTGGCCTGGAGCAACTTGCCAGCCAGTCGAGCATCGGCGATCAATTGCTGGAACAGAGCGAGAAACTGACCGATCTACTGGCTCAATGCCAGGCAGCCAACGTCAATAATGGCCAGTCGATCCTGGTCCAGCAGGCCGCCACGGCCAATCAGCTGAAAATCCTCACCGGCGGCGAACCGCCAGCGCTTTACGATGCCCGCGGATCAACCTCCAAGCTCGCAAAGCCGCGCCCGCTTAGTCAGGCTTGA
- the flgM gene encoding flagellar biosynthesis anti-sigma factor FlgM yields the protein MVIDFSRLNSSSSLTGSTRTSTAKETAETGTSAPLNTPAEQASTVKSGESVHLSNEAQQLQKVTDKLRDQPAVDNARVAELKAAIADGSYKVDSNRVASKLLNFEAQR from the coding sequence ATGGTCATCGATTTCAGCCGTTTGAACAGCTCCTCGTCACTTACCGGTAGTACGCGTACCAGCACCGCGAAGGAAACCGCCGAAACCGGCACATCCGCGCCGCTGAATACCCCGGCCGAACAGGCCAGTACCGTCAAAAGCGGGGAATCGGTACACCTCAGCAATGAGGCTCAACAGTTGCAGAAGGTCACTGACAAGCTGCGCGATCAGCCTGCCGTCGACAACGCCCGCGTGGCCGAGTTGAAAGCAGCGATTGCCGATGGCAGCTATAAAGTCGACAGCAACCGTGTAGCCAGCAAACTGCTCAACTTCGAAGCCCAGCGCTAG
- the flgA gene encoding flagellar basal body P-ring formation chaperone FlgA, with protein MNTEPTFFRRLTSITRKLLCAMSAVCLFNAGSPALADAVTLPDMLIGVTQGFLEFTVEDYLATSQTEGRYEIEVNQLDPRLRMPMCDKELTATLESPATPIGRVTVKVRCDSTSPWTVFVPAQVRLFRDVVTTTRPLKRAGVIEPGDVMLRERDISLINQGYFTSLEQAVGQKLTRPTVANQVLTLVHLEQAEVISKGDQVVITARSGTLSVRMPGEALSNGGLREQIRVKNLNSQRVIKAQVIAPGQVEVAM; from the coding sequence ATGAACACAGAACCGACATTTTTCCGACGCCTGACATCAATTACCCGCAAATTGCTTTGCGCAATGTCGGCCGTCTGCCTGTTCAACGCTGGCAGCCCTGCCCTTGCTGACGCGGTTACCTTGCCTGACATGCTTATCGGCGTCACTCAGGGCTTTCTTGAATTCACCGTAGAAGACTATTTGGCTACCAGTCAAACGGAAGGACGCTACGAAATCGAAGTCAACCAGCTCGATCCGCGACTGCGCATGCCCATGTGCGACAAGGAATTGACAGCCACCCTGGAGAGCCCGGCGACCCCGATCGGACGGGTCACGGTCAAGGTCCGCTGCGACAGCACATCCCCCTGGACAGTCTTCGTGCCCGCTCAAGTCCGCCTGTTTCGGGACGTTGTCACCACCACCCGGCCGCTCAAACGCGCCGGGGTCATCGAGCCCGGCGATGTCATGTTGCGCGAGCGAGACATCAGCCTGATCAACCAGGGTTATTTCACCTCCCTGGAACAAGCCGTGGGGCAGAAACTTACCCGACCAACGGTCGCCAATCAGGTCCTGACGCTGGTCCATCTCGAACAGGCGGAAGTCATCAGCAAGGGCGACCAAGTGGTGATTACCGCCCGCAGTGGTACGCTCAGTGTGCGTATGCCGGGCGAAGCCCTGTCCAACGGCGGCCTGCGTGAACAGATTCGTGTGAAAAACCTCAACTCCCAGCGGGTCATCAAGGCGCAAGTCATCGCGCCGGGCCAGGTGGAAGTTGCCATGTAG
- a CDS encoding chemotaxis protein CheV has product MAGVMDSVNQRTQLVGQNRLELLLFRLDGQQLYGINVFKVREVLQCPKLTLMPKSSPVVCGVANIRGATIPILDLAMATGSGALKDQSNPFVIITEYNTKTQGFLVRSVERIVNMNWEEIHPPPKGTGRDHYLTAVTRVDNQLVEIIDVEKVLAEVAPTPEAISVGVVDVETQHKALSLRVLTVDDSSVARKQVTRCLQTVGVEVVALNDGRQALDYLRKLVDEGKKPEEEFLMMISDIEMPEMDGYTLTAEIRNDPRMQKLHIILHTSLSGVFNQAMVKKVGADDFLAKFRPDDLASRVVDRIKAADIS; this is encoded by the coding sequence ATGGCTGGTGTAATGGATTCAGTAAACCAGCGCACGCAACTGGTTGGGCAGAATCGCCTTGAGCTGTTGTTGTTCCGTCTCGACGGCCAGCAGCTGTATGGGATCAACGTGTTCAAGGTTCGGGAAGTGCTGCAATGCCCCAAACTGACCCTGATGCCCAAGTCCAGTCCTGTCGTGTGCGGTGTGGCAAATATCCGGGGGGCGACCATTCCGATTCTTGATCTGGCGATGGCGACCGGCTCCGGCGCACTTAAAGATCAAAGCAATCCCTTCGTGATCATCACGGAGTACAACACCAAGACCCAGGGATTCCTGGTGCGATCGGTGGAGCGCATCGTCAACATGAACTGGGAGGAGATTCATCCGCCACCCAAGGGCACGGGACGCGATCATTACCTGACGGCTGTGACTCGGGTCGACAATCAGTTAGTCGAAATCATCGACGTCGAGAAAGTGCTGGCGGAAGTGGCGCCGACACCGGAAGCGATTTCGGTCGGCGTGGTGGATGTCGAAACCCAGCACAAGGCGCTGTCCTTGCGGGTATTGACGGTCGATGACTCGTCGGTGGCGCGCAAGCAGGTGACCCGTTGCCTGCAAACGGTCGGCGTTGAAGTGGTGGCATTGAACGACGGCAGGCAAGCGCTGGATTACTTGCGCAAGCTGGTCGATGAGGGCAAGAAGCCGGAAGAAGAGTTCCTGATGATGATTTCCGACATCGAGATGCCGGAAATGGACGGGTACACCCTGACGGCCGAGATCCGCAACGACCCGCGCATGCAAAAGCTACATATCATCCTGCATACTTCGTTGTCGGGTGTATTCAATCAGGCAATGGTCAAGAAGGTCGGCGCGGACGACTTCCTGGCAAAATTCCGTCCTGATGACCTGGCATCCCGGGTAGTCGACCGGATCAAAGCAGCAGATATCAGCTAG
- the cheR gene encoding protein-glutamate O-methyltransferase CheR → MSTGNLDFEQFRVFLEKACGILLGENKQYLVSSRLNKLMEQQGIKSLGELVQRIQTQPRSGLREMVVDAMTTNETLWFRDTYPFEVLKNKVLPEAIKAAPGQRLRIWSAACSSGQEPYSLSMSIDEFERVNMGQLKMGAQIVATDLSGTMLTNCKTGEYDSLAIGRGLSPERLQRYFDPKGPGRWAIKAPIKSRVEFRSFNLLDSYAALGKFDIVFCRNVLIYFSAEVKKDILLRIHSTLKPGGYLFLGASEALNGLPDHYQMVQCSPGIIYQAK, encoded by the coding sequence TTGTCTACGGGTAATTTGGATTTCGAACAGTTCCGGGTATTCCTGGAAAAAGCCTGTGGCATTTTGCTCGGTGAAAACAAGCAGTACCTGGTCTCGAGCCGTCTCAACAAGCTGATGGAGCAGCAAGGCATCAAATCCCTGGGTGAGCTGGTTCAGCGCATCCAGACCCAGCCGCGCAGCGGTTTGCGCGAGATGGTGGTGGATGCCATGACCACCAACGAAACCTTGTGGTTTCGTGACACCTATCCGTTTGAAGTCTTGAAGAACAAGGTGTTGCCCGAAGCGATCAAGGCGGCCCCCGGCCAGCGCTTGCGGATCTGGTCGGCGGCGTGCTCGTCGGGTCAGGAACCGTATTCGCTGTCGATGTCGATCGATGAGTTCGAGCGCGTCAACATGGGCCAGTTGAAGATGGGCGCGCAAATCGTCGCGACCGACTTGTCCGGCACCATGCTGACCAACTGCAAGACCGGCGAGTACGACAGCCTGGCCATCGGCCGTGGTCTGTCGCCCGAGCGTCTTCAGCGTTACTTCGACCCCAAAGGGCCGGGGCGCTGGGCGATCAAGGCGCCGATCAAGAGTCGCGTGGAGTTTCGCTCGTTCAACCTGCTGGACAGCTACGCGGCCCTGGGCAAGTTCGACATCGTGTTCTGCCGCAACGTGCTGATCTACTTCTCCGCCGAGGTGAAGAAAGACATCCTGTTGCGTATTCACAGCACGCTCAAGCCAGGCGGTTATCTGTTCCTCGGCGCCTCCGAAGCGCTGAACGGTTTGCCGGATCATTACCAGATGGTCCAGTGCAGCCCGGGGATCATTTACCAGGCGAAGTGA
- the flgB gene encoding flagellar basal body rod protein FlgB yields the protein MSISFDKALGIHEQALGFRAQRAEVLANNIANADTPNYKARDLEFSKVLAAQNEKTKGGTFALNMTNNRHIEAEGLGNGDESLMYRTPMQPSIDQNTVDAQLEQSNYAENAVGFQASFTLLNSKFKGLMSALRGE from the coding sequence ATGAGCATCAGCTTCGATAAAGCGCTCGGTATCCATGAACAAGCCCTGGGCTTCCGCGCTCAGCGTGCCGAAGTCCTGGCCAACAACATCGCCAACGCCGATACCCCGAACTACAAGGCTCGGGACCTGGAGTTCTCCAAAGTGCTCGCCGCACAGAACGAGAAAACCAAGGGTGGTACGTTTGCCTTGAACATGACCAACAACCGCCATATCGAGGCTGAAGGCCTGGGCAATGGCGACGAGTCGCTGATGTATCGCACGCCGATGCAGCCGTCGATCGACCAGAACACTGTGGACGCCCAACTGGAACAGTCGAACTACGCGGAAAACGCCGTCGGCTTCCAGGCCAGCTTCACCCTGCTCAACAGCAAATTCAAAGGGCTGATGTCAGCCCTGCGCGGAGAGTAA
- the flgC gene encoding flagellar basal body rod protein FlgC: protein MSLSSVFNIAGSGMSAQTTRLNTVASNIANAETVSSSIDQTYRARHPVFATMFQGGQSGGSDSLFQNQDAAGQGVQVLGVVEDQSNLDARYEPNHPAADAKGYVYYPNVNVVEEMADMISASRSFQTNAEMMNTAKTMMQKVLTLGQ from the coding sequence ATGTCCCTATCCAGTGTTTTCAACATTGCCGGTAGCGGCATGAGCGCGCAGACCACGCGCTTGAACACCGTGGCCTCGAACATCGCCAACGCCGAAACCGTCTCGTCGAGCATCGACCAGACCTATCGCGCCCGTCACCCGGTGTTCGCCACCATGTTCCAGGGCGGCCAGAGCGGCGGCAGCGATTCGCTGTTCCAGAACCAGGACGCCGCCGGCCAAGGCGTGCAAGTGCTGGGCGTGGTCGAAGACCAGAGCAACCTTGACGCGCGTTACGAGCCGAACCATCCGGCTGCCGATGCCAAGGGCTACGTCTACTACCCGAACGTCAATGTCGTCGAAGAAATGGCCGACATGATTTCCGCCAGTCGCTCGTTCCAGACCAACGCTGAAATGATGAACACCGCCAAAACCATGATGCAGAAGGTCCTGACCCTCGGTCAGTGA
- the flgD gene encoding flagellar hook assembly protein FlgD, which yields MSVTDTTSGVSIKDVLANSSVKTNNTSSDGLASATNSATGKKALGKDAFLQLLVTQLKNQNPLEPQDNGDFVAQLAQFSSLEGITTLNDTVSGIAGNYNSSQALQASSLVGRSVVAQTDTAVVDTSKSFNGTAVVPASVDPVTIKITDADGKVIRTIDMGSQQAGNASFIWDGKNDAGEVAKAGTYKFAATATYDSKATALVTYLPATVNSVTISQTGGELMLNLAGLGSIALSKVQTIGI from the coding sequence ATGAGTGTTACCGATACCACCAGCGGCGTGAGCATCAAGGACGTCTTGGCCAACTCTTCGGTCAAGACCAATAACACCAGCAGCGACGGCCTGGCCTCGGCCACCAACAGCGCCACCGGCAAGAAGGCGTTGGGCAAGGACGCGTTCCTGCAATTGCTGGTTACCCAGCTGAAGAACCAGAACCCGCTCGAGCCGCAGGACAACGGTGACTTCGTGGCTCAGTTGGCACAGTTCAGTAGCCTGGAAGGCATCACCACGCTGAACGATACGGTCAGCGGCATTGCCGGCAACTACAACTCGTCGCAAGCGCTGCAAGCATCTTCGCTGGTGGGCCGCTCGGTGGTCGCGCAGACCGACACAGCGGTGGTCGATACCTCCAAGAGCTTCAACGGCACGGCCGTGGTTCCGGCATCGGTGGATCCGGTGACGATCAAGATCACCGACGCCGATGGCAAAGTGATTCGCACCATCGATATGGGCAGCCAGCAGGCCGGCAACGCCAGCTTCATCTGGGACGGCAAGAACGATGCGGGCGAAGTGGCCAAGGCGGGCACGTACAAATTCGCCGCCACCGCGACTTACGACAGCAAGGCGACCGCGCTGGTGACTTACCTGCCAGCCACCGTCAACAGCGTGACCATCAGCCAGACCGGCGGTGAGTTGATGCTGAACCTCGCAGGCCTGGGCAGTATCGCCCTGTCCAAAGTACAGACCATTGGTATATAG
- the flgE gene encoding flagellar hook protein FlgE, with the protein MSFNIGLSGLYAANKQLDVTGNNIANVATTGFKSSRAEFEDVYSATRLGTGSKTVGNGVRLANVSQQFGQGDVNNTGNVLDMGIQGSGFFILSDNGSLSYTRAGAFKTDAENYVVDNNGNRLQGYGVDDNGKIINGVLTDLKIDTSSLSPKATTRVDQTINLNSSETLPTVTPFNPAEPLSYNKPISTHIYDSQGNQHNLDQYYVKTGTNAWTVYTYVDGRSPSNPAAEPPVPVTANVTFNSDGTVNTMTGSPGFAVTGKVFQLTGWVPGVVTNASVTPKVWGPNGSVAATGGLSFDMTKTTSYNSPTARTQQFQDGYATGQISSLTIDETGVMTANFSNQQTKAIGQVAVASFANEQGLQPIGGTRWKETFASGEAGVDAPKTGTLGAVVSNSLEESNVNLTNELVDLIKAQSNYQANAKTISTQSTIMQTIIQMT; encoded by the coding sequence ATGTCTTTCAATATCGGCCTTAGCGGTCTCTATGCAGCCAACAAACAACTGGACGTGACCGGCAACAACATCGCCAACGTCGCGACCACCGGTTTCAAATCGTCCCGTGCAGAATTCGAAGACGTGTACTCGGCCACTCGCCTGGGTACCGGCAGCAAGACCGTCGGCAACGGCGTGCGTCTGGCCAACGTTTCCCAGCAGTTCGGCCAGGGCGACGTGAACAACACCGGCAACGTGCTGGACATGGGCATCCAGGGCAGCGGTTTCTTCATCCTCAGCGACAACGGTTCCCTGAGCTACACCCGTGCCGGTGCGTTCAAGACTGACGCCGAAAACTACGTGGTCGACAACAACGGCAACCGCCTGCAAGGTTACGGCGTTGATGACAACGGCAAGATCATCAATGGCGTGCTGACCGACCTGAAAATCGACACCTCGAGCCTGTCGCCCAAGGCCACCACTCGCGTCGACCAGACGATTAACCTGAACTCCTCGGAAACCCTGCCGACCGTTACACCGTTCAACCCGGCCGAGCCATTGAGCTACAACAAGCCGATCTCCACGCATATCTATGACAGCCAGGGTAACCAGCACAACCTGGACCAGTACTACGTGAAAACCGGTACCAACGCGTGGACCGTGTACACCTACGTCGACGGTCGTTCGCCGTCCAACCCGGCCGCCGAGCCACCGGTGCCAGTGACGGCCAACGTGACCTTCAACTCTGACGGTACCGTCAACACCATGACCGGCAGTCCTGGCTTTGCTGTGACCGGTAAAGTCTTCCAGTTGACCGGTTGGGTGCCGGGCGTGGTCACCAATGCCAGCGTGACGCCGAAAGTCTGGGGGCCTAACGGTTCGGTTGCGGCCACTGGCGGCCTGTCCTTCGACATGACCAAGACTACCTCTTACAATTCGCCGACTGCCCGTACCCAGCAATTTCAGGACGGCTACGCCACTGGCCAGATTTCCAGCCTGACCATCGACGAAACCGGTGTCATGACCGCTAACTTCAGCAACCAGCAAACCAAGGCCATCGGCCAGGTGGCGGTCGCGAGCTTCGCCAACGAGCAAGGCCTGCAGCCCATCGGTGGTACGCGCTGGAAAGAAACCTTCGCCTCGGGCGAGGCGGGTGTCGATGCTCCGAAAACCGGTACGCTGGGTGCGGTGGTGTCCAACTCCCTGGAAGAGTCCAACGTCAACCTGACCAACGAACTGGTCGATTTGATCAAGGCGCAGAGCAACTACCAGGCGAACGCCAAGACCATCTCCACTCAGAGCACCATCATGCAGACCATCATTCAGATGACCTGA
- a CDS encoding ribonucleoside-diphosphate reductase subunit alpha, with the protein MQTDTTRENPQGTLPQAADSTSDLSATAPGQLRVIKRNGTVVPYTDDKITVAITKAFLAVEGGTAAASSRIHDTVARLTEQVTATFKRRMPSGGTIHIEEIQDQVELALMRAGEQKVARDYVIYRDGRSKERAAHAPAEEAVNAHPSIRITRADGSFAPLDMGRLNTIVTEACEGLEEVDGDLIQRETLKNLYDGVALTDVNTALVMTARTLVEREPNYSFVTARLLMDTLRAEGLSFLEVAESATHHEMVDLYAKALPAYIAKGIEFELLNPVLATFDLEKLGKAINHERDQQFTYLGLQTLYDRYFIHKDGIRFELPQIFFMRVAMGLAIEEKQKEDRAIEFYNLLSSFDYMSSTPTLFNAGTLRPQLSSCYLTTVPDDLSGIYHAIHDNAMLSKFAGGLGNDWTPVRALGSYIKGTNGKSQGVVPFLKVVNDTAVAVNQGGKRKGAVCAYLETWHMDIEEFIELRKNTGDDRRRTHDMNTANWIPDLFMKRVFDDGKWTLFSPSEVPDLHDLTGKAFEERYEYYEALTEYPGKVKLFKTIQAKDLWRKMLSMLFETGHPWLTFKDPCNLRSPQQHVGVVHSSNLCTEITLNTNKDEIAVCNLGSINLPNHIVNGKLDTAKLERTVNTAVRMLDNVIDINYYSVPQAKNSNFKHRPVGLGIMGFQDALYLQHIPYGSDAAVEFADKSMEAVSYYAIQASCDLADERGAYETFQGSLWSKGILPLDSQQILIEQRGQKYIDVDLNESLDWAPVRARVQKGIRNSNIMAIAPTATIANITGVSQSIEPTYQNLYVKSNLSGEFTVINPYLVRDLKARGLWDSVMINDLKYYDGSVQQIERIPQELKELYATAFEVDTKWIVDAASRRQKWIDQAQSLNLYIAGASGKKLDVTYRMAWYRGLKTTYYLRALAATSTEKSTINTGKLNAVSSGGNHGEDSVLAAPAGPAPVPKACAIDEPDCEACQ; encoded by the coding sequence ATGCAAACCGACACAACTCGCGAGAACCCGCAGGGCACCTTGCCGCAGGCCGCTGATTCGACTTCGGATCTGTCCGCCACCGCGCCTGGCCAACTGCGCGTGATCAAGCGTAACGGCACTGTCGTTCCTTATACCGATGACAAGATCACCGTCGCGATCACCAAAGCGTTTCTCGCAGTTGAGGGCGGCACCGCTGCCGCCTCGTCGCGAATCCATGACACCGTTGCGCGCCTGACCGAACAAGTCACCGCAACCTTCAAGCGTCGCATGCCTTCGGGCGGCACCATCCACATCGAAGAAATCCAGGACCAGGTCGAACTGGCCCTGATGCGTGCCGGCGAGCAGAAAGTGGCCCGCGACTACGTGATCTACCGTGACGGTCGTTCGAAAGAACGCGCTGCCCACGCACCGGCCGAAGAAGCGGTCAACGCTCACCCGTCGATCCGCATCACCCGCGCCGATGGCTCATTTGCGCCTCTGGACATGGGCCGCCTGAACACCATCGTCACCGAAGCGTGCGAAGGCCTGGAAGAAGTCGACGGCGACCTGATCCAGCGCGAAACCCTGAAAAACCTGTACGACGGCGTGGCCCTGACCGACGTCAACACCGCCCTGGTGATGACCGCCCGTACCCTGGTCGAGCGCGAGCCGAACTACTCGTTCGTGACCGCTCGCCTGCTGATGGACACCCTGCGTGCCGAAGGCCTGAGCTTCCTGGAAGTCGCCGAAAGCGCGACCCACCACGAGATGGTCGACCTGTACGCCAAGGCGTTGCCTGCGTACATCGCCAAGGGTATCGAATTCGAATTGCTGAACCCGGTCCTGGCCACCTTTGACCTGGAAAAACTCGGCAAGGCGATCAACCACGAGCGCGATCAGCAGTTCACTTACCTGGGCCTGCAAACCCTGTACGACCGTTACTTCATCCACAAGGACGGTATCCGCTTCGAACTGCCGCAAATCTTCTTCATGCGCGTGGCCATGGGCCTGGCGATTGAAGAGAAGCAGAAAGAAGACCGTGCCATCGAGTTCTACAACCTGCTGTCGTCCTTCGACTACATGTCGTCGACCCCGACCCTGTTCAACGCCGGCACCCTGCGTCCACAGCTGTCCAGCTGCTACCTGACCACCGTGCCGGATGACCTGTCGGGCATCTACCACGCGATCCACGACAACGCCATGTTGTCGAAATTCGCAGGCGGCCTGGGCAACGACTGGACGCCGGTTCGTGCATTGGGCTCGTACATCAAGGGCACCAACGGCAAATCCCAGGGTGTTGTCCCGTTCCTGAAAGTCGTGAACGACACCGCCGTCGCCGTTAACCAGGGTGGCAAGCGCAAAGGCGCTGTCTGTGCCTACCTGGAAACCTGGCACATGGACATCGAAGAGTTCATCGAGCTGCGCAAGAACACCGGTGATGATCGTCGTCGTACCCACGACATGAACACCGCCAACTGGATCCCTGACCTGTTCATGAAGCGCGTCTTCGATGACGGCAAGTGGACCCTGTTCTCGCCGTCCGAAGTACCGGACCTGCACGACCTGACCGGCAAGGCTTTCGAAGAGCGTTACGAGTACTACGAAGCCCTGACCGAATACCCAGGCAAGGTCAAGCTGTTCAAGACCATCCAGGCCAAAGACCTGTGGCGCAAAATGCTGTCCATGCTATTTGAAACCGGCCACCCATGGCTGACCTTCAAAGACCCGTGCAATCTGCGCAGCCCGCAGCAGCACGTCGGCGTGGTTCACAGCTCGAACCTGTGCACCGAGATCACCTTGAACACCAACAAGGACGAGATCGCCGTTTGCAACCTGGGCTCGATCAACCTGCCGAACCACATCGTCAACGGCAAGCTGGACACCGCCAAGCTGGAACGCACCGTGAACACCGCCGTTCGCATGCTCGATAACGTAATCGACATCAACTACTACTCGGTGCCACAAGCGAAGAACTCCAACTTCAAGCACCGTCCGGTCGGCCTGGGCATCATGGGCTTCCAGGACGCTTTGTACCTGCAGCACATTCCTTACGGTTCCGACGCGGCCGTCGAATTCGCCGACAAGTCGATGGAAGCGGTCAGCTACTACGCGATCCAGGCTTCCTGCGACCTGGCCGACGAGCGCGGCGCCTACGAGACGTTCCAGGGTTCGCTGTGGTCCAAAGGCATCCTGCCGCTGGATTCGCAACAGATCCTGATCGAGCAACGTGGCCAGAAGTACATCGACGTTGACCTGAACGAATCCCTGGACTGGGCACCGGTTCGTGCCCGTGTGCAGAAAGGCATTCGTAACTCCAACATCATGGCCATCGCACCGACCGCGACCATCGCCAACATCACCGGCGTATCGCAGTCGATCGAACCGACCTACCAGAACCTCTACGTGAAATCGAACCTGTCGGGCGAATTCACCGTGATCAACCCGTACCTGGTTCGCGACCTGAAGGCTCGCGGTCTGTGGGACTCGGTCATGATCAACGACCTGAAGTACTACGACGGTTCGGTGCAACAGATCGAGCGCATCCCGCAAGAACTCAAAGAGCTCTACGCGACCGCCTTCGAAGTGGACACCAAGTGGATCGTTGACGCGGCAAGCCGTCGTCAGAAGTGGATCGACCAGGCTCAGTCGCTGAACCTGTACATCGCCGGCGCTTCGGGCAAGAAGCTGGACGTGACCTACCGCATGGCTTGGTACCGTGGTCTGAAAACCACTTACTACCTCCGTGCCCTGGCCGCAACCAGCACCGAGAAGTCGACCATCAACACCGGCAAGCTGAACGCTGTTTCCAGCGGCGGCAACCACGGTGAAGATTCGGTCCTGGCAGCGCCAGCCGGCCCTGCTCCAGTGCCGAAGGCTTGCGCCATCGACGAGCCGGATTGCGAAGCTTGCCAATAA
- a CDS encoding response regulator translates to MEQEAWQILIVEDDQRLAELTRDYLEANGLRVSIEGNGALAAARIINEKPDLVILDLMLPGEDGLSICRKVRNKYDGPILMLTARTDDTDQILGLDLGADDYVCKPVRPRLLLARIQALLRRSEAPEVAPEKQRRLQFGPLVVDNALREAWLNDNGIELTSAEFDLLWLLVANAGRILSREEIFTALRGIGYDGQDRSIDVRISRIRPKIGDDPEHPRLIKTIRSKGYLFVPEACTL, encoded by the coding sequence GTGGAGCAAGAAGCCTGGCAGATATTGATTGTGGAGGACGACCAGCGTCTGGCCGAACTGACCCGCGATTACCTGGAAGCCAATGGCCTGCGCGTATCGATCGAGGGCAATGGCGCCCTGGCCGCGGCCCGCATCATTAATGAAAAGCCGGACCTGGTGATCCTCGACCTGATGCTGCCGGGCGAAGATGGCCTGAGCATCTGCCGCAAGGTCCGCAATAAATATGACGGCCCGATCCTGATGCTCACCGCCCGCACCGACGATACCGATCAGATTCTTGGCCTGGACCTGGGGGCCGACGATTACGTGTGCAAGCCAGTGCGTCCGCGCCTGCTGCTGGCGCGCATCCAGGCGCTGTTGCGCCGCAGTGAAGCCCCTGAGGTGGCCCCGGAAAAACAACGACGCCTGCAGTTCGGCCCGCTGGTGGTGGACAACGCATTGCGCGAGGCCTGGCTGAATGACAACGGCATCGAGCTGACCAGCGCCGAATTCGATCTGCTGTGGCTGCTGGTGGCCAACGCCGGGCGCATCCTGTCCCGGGAAGAAATTTTCACCGCCCTGCGCGGCATCGGCTATGACGGCCAGGATCGCTCCATCGACGTGCGCATCTCGCGCATCCGCCCCAAAATCGGCGACGATCCGGAGCATCCACGACTGATCAAGACCATCCGCAGCAAAGGGTATCTGTTCGTTCCGGAAGCCTGCACCCTGTGA